A stretch of the Arcobacter sp. LA11 genome encodes the following:
- a CDS encoding magnetosome protein MamC: MNQPLINTGEPRNVLGHIVSGAVASALVSGTINYKKLKNEEISSNDAIKDTVKRTSQGAIATGAAIATANYVGQKGGLFKALTAASIGMAGIYALEIIDEKLDASYESISHANEDLISEGE; encoded by the coding sequence ATGAACCAACCATTAATTAATACTGGTGAACCTAGAAATGTATTAGGACATATCGTAAGTGGAGCGGTAGCTTCTGCTCTTGTCTCAGGAACAATTAATTATAAAAAATTAAAAAATGAAGAAATCTCTTCAAATGATGCAATTAAAGATACTGTAAAAAGAACTTCACAAGGTGCAATTGCAACTGGTGCAGCAATTGCAACTGCAAATTATGTTGGTCAAAAAGGTGGATTGTTTAAAGCTTTAACTGCTGCATCTATTGGTATGGCTGGTATTTATGCTTTAGAAATTATAGATGAAAAACTTGATGCAAGTTATGAGTCTATATCTCATGCCAATGAAGATTTAATTAGTGAAGGTGAATAA
- a CDS encoding DUF2202 domain-containing protein, with amino-acid sequence MEENYDEQLLLSQRVDINSEQPIISQVLRIAVYDEFKAYETYTKVMEKFGFVEPFVNIREAESRHYSALIPLLEKYGIEVPLNNWAEKIEVPSTYVECCELGVAAEIKNVAMYDNLLSHTQEEDIRDVLFRLQAASYNNHLPAFRNCVINYYSVPSNPEFNQEDLMEKLGEYQGLLDDLMTGNVDQNKLTQLFSKLNISMISGLGFGSASIALLNNYMNNKNNKE; translated from the coding sequence TTGGAAGAGAATTATGATGAACAACTACTTTTATCTCAAAGAGTAGATATAAATAGTGAACAACCTATCATTTCACAAGTTCTTAGAATTGCTGTTTATGATGAGTTTAAAGCTTATGAAACATACACAAAAGTTATGGAAAAGTTTGGATTTGTTGAACCTTTTGTAAATATAAGAGAAGCTGAATCAAGACACTATAGTGCTTTGATTCCACTTTTAGAAAAATATGGGATAGAGGTTCCTCTTAACAATTGGGCAGAAAAAATTGAAGTACCAAGTACTTATGTTGAATGTTGTGAATTAGGTGTCGCAGCTGAAATAAAAAATGTTGCAATGTATGATAACCTTTTATCTCATACACAAGAAGAAGACATAAGAGATGTTTTATTTAGACTTCAAGCAGCCTCTTACAATAATCATTTACCAGCTTTTAGAAACTGTGTTATCAATTATTACAGTGTGCCAAGTAATCCGGAGTTTAATCAAGAAGATTTAATGGAAAAACTTGGTGAATATCAAGGTTTATTGGATGATTTAATGACAGGAAATGTTGATCAGAATAAATTAACACAACTTTTTTCTAAGTTAAATATTTCAATGATTAGTGGATTAGGATTTGGAAGTGCTTCTATTGCGCTTTTAAATAACTATATGAATAATAAAAATAATAAGGAGTAA